A single genomic interval of Leishmania panamensis strain MHOM/PA/94/PSC-1 chromosome 25 sequence harbors:
- a CDS encoding dehydrogenase-like protein (TriTrypDB/GeneDB-style sysID: LpmP.25.1050), with product MTTIKRSLNVGVVGMGNMGIPITRNLAFKARSAMYLQIHSRTLSKARQVCNDMSADGATCAMRIHNRYSTMTKWCDVILLTLAHRAASRRVLLEDDEALVTNSRPGQIIVDHTTVDMALSRECAYEAERRGAVFLDAPMSGSPKQAFNNQLVLMVGGPAEYVQRVSPIFRMYADNIHHMGANGSGTAAKLLSQALVASHNAAAAEAMTIANRLGIEDYQKLIQVLDASWGSSTMLRRNAPTMQDLVRNPDKLAPSSGASIDNLLEDLALLDASLPKVEKGDGSSEGRQVEEERFPVLDASLRMLGAAAESGMGNRDMAAVIHYIPAAAAMEEEEGVRIEPRGLTPGAFVNESATGRVSSAPGAVAASPPPVSAEIDMDTNSLALSLGAAESSSSSNAEGSTTQAASIAAPLTTPSSQKPPDFTMEDFY from the coding sequence ATGACAACCATTAAGCGCTCGCTAAatgtgggtgtggtgggcATGGGCAACATGGGGATTCCCATTACCCGAAACCTCGCCTTCAAGGCACGCAGTGCTATGTATCTGCAGATCCACAGCCGCACTCTTAGCAAGGCACGGCAGGTGTGCAACGACATGAGCGCCGATggcgccacctgcgccatGCGCATCCACAACCGCTACAGCACCATGACCAAGTGGTGTGACGTCATCCTACTGACCTTAGCGCACCGGGCCGCCTCACGGAGGGTTCTCctggaggacgacgaggcacTCGTCACCAATTCGCGCCCTGGGCAAATCATCGTAGACCACACGACCGTGGACATGGCGCTGTCGCGCGAGTGCGCCTATGAAGCAGAGCGACGCGGCGCCGTCTTCCTCGATGCCCCGATGAGTGGCAGTCCAAAGCAGGCCTTTAACAACCAGCTCGTACTCATGGTGGGCGGCCCTGCGGAGTACGTGCAGCGGGTGTCGCCGATTTTTCGTATGTATGCGGACAACATTCATCACATGGGTGCCAACGGCAGCGGTACCGCAGCGAAGCTGCTCTCTCAAGCGTTGGTGGCCTCACAcaatgccgccgctgcagaagcTATGACGATTGCAAATCGGCTCGGTATCGAGGACTACCAGAAGCTCATCCAAGTCTTGGATGCCTCGTGGGGCTCGAGCACGATGCTGCGTCGCAACGCGCCAACAATGCAGGACCTGGTGCGCAACCCGGACAAGCTGGCACCATCCTCTGGCGCCAGCATAGACAACCTCCTCGAGGAtctcgcgctgctggacgCCTCTTTACCAAAGGTCGAGAAGggtgacggcagcagtgaagGGCGTCAGGTTGAGGAAGAGCGCTTCCCTGTACTGGACGCGTCGCTGCGTATGCTtggcgcagccgcagaatCTGGGATGGGTAACCGTGATATGGCTGCCGTCATTCACTACAtcccggctgctgctgccatggaggaggaggagggggtccGTATCGAGCCTCGTGGGCTCACGCCGGGCGCCTTTGTTAACGAGAGCGCCACCGGAAGGGTAAGCAGTGCCCCAGGGGCGGTAGCagcctcgccgccaccggtgtCAGCGGAAATCGACATGGACACCAACTCGCTGGCGTTGTCGCTCGGTGCCGccgaaagcagcagcagcagcaacgccgaaGGAAGCACCACTCAAGCCGCATCGATCGCGGCGCCGTTGACAACACCCTCGTCGCAGAAGCCCCC